Proteins found in one Larimichthys crocea isolate SSNF chromosome I, L_crocea_2.0, whole genome shotgun sequence genomic segment:
- the gm2a gene encoding ganglioside GM2 activator: MRRIHTLQSDPGPVVRSITVSTVTNGQFTAHSHRDRQTETETERQTGWTECFFSVHRQPRASSDSGDLRLGADGESPSAQILGFDWKNCGKPDDPAAIKSLSLSPDPISIPGDLTASASGSTSVELSAPLSVNVTLEKEVAGFWVKIPCVDELGSCHYTDVCDILDQLIPPGQDCPEPLHTYGLPCHCPFKAGSYSLPQSDFYLPDMDVPYWLTNGDYRVQGVLGSQGKELGCLKVALSLHSS; encoded by the exons CACACTTCAGTCCGACCCCGGTCCGGTCGTACGGTCGATAACGGTCAGTACGGTCACTAACGGCCAGTTTACGGCTCACAGTCACCgcgacagacaaacagagacagagacagagagacagacaggatggaCAGAGTGCTTCTTCAGCGTTCACCGTCAGCCTCGTGCTTCTTCTGACTCAGGTGACCTGCGGCTCGGTGCAGACGGAGAGAGTCCCAGCGCACAG ATTCTCGGCTTCGACTGGAAGAACTGTGGGAAGCCCGACGACCCGGCTGCCATCAAGTCTCTGAGCCTGTCTCCAGATCCCATCAGCATCCCGGGAGACCTGACGGCCTCGGCCTCCGGGTCCACGTCCGTGGAGCTGAGCGCGCCGCTGTCC GTGAACGTGACCCTGGAGAAGGAGGTGGCAGGTTTCTGGGTGAAGATTCCCTGCGTGGACGAGTTGGGCAGTTGTCACTATACGGACGTTTGTGACATTCTGGACCAGCTGATCCCTCCGGGTCAGGACTGTCCAGAACCGCTGCACACATACGGACTGCCCTGCCACTGCCCCTTCAAAGCC gGTTCGTACTCTCTGCCTCAGTCGGACTTCTACCTGCCCGACATGGATGTGCCGTACTGGCTGACTAACGGCGACTACCGTGTGCAGGGCGTGCTGGGCAGCCAGGGCAAAGAGCTGGGCTGCCTCAAAGTTGCTCTGTCGCTTCACTCCAGCTAA